The Paraphotobacterium marinum genome contains a region encoding:
- a CDS encoding pyridoxal phosphate-dependent class III aminotransferase, which produces MNYVTEKTKKNQEVPIVDSLYDLYEDEYLNQQTKYESEVRSYPRRLPLAIKKASGLLVEDTKGQVYLDCLAGAGTLALGHNHAEIKDELKRYLDLDLPSQTLDLTTGVKNVFMQEVLDTLPTGFKNCAKVQFCGPSGADAVEAAIKLAKRVTNRNNIIAFSGAYHGMTNGSMSLMGNNQTKARSSGLMADVHFMPFPYSLRCPFGLGGDDGAKMSLRYLERTLNDDESGILKPAAIIVEPVQGEGGVLPAPLFWLKELRRITEEHGILLIFDEIQCGIGKTGSWFAFENSNIFPDILCLSKAVGGGLPLSLLILNEKYDDWRPGEHTGTFRGNQLAMVAGLKTFEIIRRDNLVEHAKVAGNYFKNGLNQLASKFSCIAEVRGRGLMLGIEIVSKKGSLNKFSEPMADEELTRKIQRGCLQRGLIIEKGGRNGSVLRFLPPLNITYKQIDFVLDVLENVLLNEVGINTSNRLPKHESLDKFFIHTGKGGADLFQESVSIATENLIKVFNDVRGPYSGMMPSVLKSVIDSFDISKEGRTINDVMRSSASFVAKNSIIVQHPNCIAHLHTPPLITGVVSELFIAALNQSMDSWDQASAATFVEQKVIQLVNEHVGYNSLADGIFTSGGTQSNLMGILLARDKFIDKLSGHNVKQHGLPNYHQRLKIICSETAHFTVQKSAALLGLGFDSVETISVDVNGKMDIYELNNKILHLKNNDFLPFMIVGTAGTTDEGAIDPLLEQSKIAEKHDLWFHVDAAYGGSLIFSSRRKMLEGIYKADSITLDFHKLFYQPISCGAFLIRNRENFNYLLHHADYLNRENDKLPNLVDKSIATTRRFDALKVLLSLQHVGLNNFGRMYDNVFDLTNQLANFLEGEKHIQVLRSPQLSTILFRFIDSEIKDLNKLNCTIREMALEDGVAILGETKVDGNVSLKVTILNPCIKLQDLTEMFKQLNILFNKIKREL; this is translated from the coding sequence ATGAATTATGTAACTGAAAAAACTAAAAAAAATCAAGAAGTCCCAATAGTAGATTCACTGTATGATCTTTATGAAGATGAATATTTAAATCAACAAACTAAGTATGAATCTGAAGTTCGTTCCTACCCGAGAAGGTTGCCTTTAGCCATAAAAAAAGCATCAGGTCTTTTGGTAGAAGATACAAAAGGGCAAGTTTATCTAGATTGCCTTGCTGGAGCAGGAACATTGGCGCTAGGACATAATCACGCTGAAATCAAAGATGAGCTTAAGAGGTATTTAGATTTAGATTTACCCTCACAAACATTGGATTTGACAACTGGTGTAAAGAACGTATTTATGCAAGAAGTTCTGGATACCCTACCTACTGGATTTAAAAACTGCGCAAAAGTGCAGTTTTGTGGCCCGTCTGGTGCAGACGCTGTTGAAGCGGCGATCAAGTTAGCCAAAAGAGTAACTAATAGGAATAATATTATTGCATTTAGTGGTGCTTATCATGGTATGACTAACGGATCAATGTCTTTAATGGGGAATAATCAAACTAAAGCAAGAAGCTCTGGATTAATGGCAGATGTTCATTTTATGCCTTTCCCATATTCATTAAGGTGTCCTTTTGGTTTGGGAGGTGATGATGGAGCAAAAATGTCACTTCGTTATTTAGAAAGAACATTAAATGATGATGAAAGTGGTATATTAAAGCCTGCGGCTATTATTGTTGAGCCCGTTCAAGGTGAAGGAGGCGTATTGCCGGCGCCTTTATTCTGGTTAAAAGAATTAAGACGAATCACTGAAGAACATGGCATATTGCTAATTTTTGATGAAATTCAATGTGGAATAGGTAAAACGGGAAGTTGGTTTGCATTCGAAAACTCAAATATTTTTCCTGATATTTTGTGCTTATCAAAAGCAGTAGGAGGAGGTTTACCTTTATCTTTATTAATTTTAAATGAGAAATATGATGATTGGAGACCGGGAGAGCACACTGGCACATTTAGAGGCAACCAACTGGCAATGGTTGCTGGTTTAAAAACATTTGAAATAATAAGAAGAGATAATTTAGTTGAACATGCTAAGGTAGCAGGTAATTACTTTAAAAATGGGTTAAATCAACTTGCCTCAAAGTTCTCATGTATTGCTGAGGTAAGAGGGAGAGGTTTAATGTTGGGAATTGAAATTGTATCAAAGAAAGGGTCTTTGAATAAATTTAGTGAACCAATGGCTGATGAAGAATTAACTCGTAAAATTCAAAGAGGTTGCCTGCAAAGAGGCCTAATTATTGAAAAAGGTGGTCGAAATGGCTCCGTTTTAAGATTTTTACCGCCTCTAAATATTACATATAAACAAATTGATTTTGTTTTAGATGTTTTAGAAAACGTGCTTTTAAATGAAGTTGGGATTAATACTTCAAACAGACTTCCAAAGCATGAAAGTTTGGATAAATTTTTCATCCATACCGGAAAAGGTGGTGCGGATCTTTTTCAAGAATCAGTTTCAATCGCAACAGAAAATTTGATTAAAGTATTCAATGATGTAAGAGGGCCTTATTCAGGGATGATGCCTTCTGTTCTAAAATCAGTCATTGATTCTTTTGATATATCAAAGGAAGGAAGGACCATCAATGATGTCATGAGATCCTCTGCCTCTTTTGTTGCAAAAAATTCGATTATTGTCCAACATCCAAACTGTATTGCTCATTTGCATACACCACCTCTAATCACTGGTGTTGTGTCTGAACTATTCATAGCAGCCCTTAACCAATCTATGGACTCTTGGGATCAAGCAAGTGCCGCAACTTTTGTTGAGCAAAAAGTAATTCAATTAGTAAACGAACATGTAGGATATAACTCTTTAGCTGACGGTATCTTTACTTCAGGGGGTACTCAAAGTAATTTAATGGGTATCTTATTAGCCAGAGATAAATTTATTGATAAGTTAAGTGGTCATAATGTTAAGCAGCATGGACTACCTAACTATCATCAAAGATTAAAAATTATTTGTTCTGAAACAGCTCATTTTACTGTTCAAAAATCTGCTGCTTTATTAGGTCTTGGATTTGATTCTGTTGAGACTATTTCCGTAGATGTCAATGGGAAAATGGATATTTATGAGCTTAATAATAAAATCCTTCATTTAAAAAATAATGACTTTTTACCATTTATGATTGTAGGGACTGCTGGAACTACAGATGAAGGTGCAATTGATCCTTTACTTGAGCAGTCTAAAATAGCAGAAAAACATGATTTATGGTTTCATGTCGATGCAGCTTATGGTGGCAGCTTAATATTCAGCTCTAGGAGAAAGATGCTTGAAGGAATCTACAAAGCCGACTCTATTACATTAGACTTTCATAAATTGTTTTATCAACCTATCAGTTGCGGAGCGTTTTTAATAAGAAATAGAGAGAATTTCAATTATTTACTTCATCATGCTGACTATTTAAATCGTGAAAATGATAAGTTGCCAAATTTAGTAGATAAGTCAATCGCTACAACCAGAAGATTCGATGCGTTAAAAGTACTTTTATCACTTCAGCATGTTGGTTTAAATAACTTTGGTAGGATGTATGATAACGTCTTTGATTTAACTAATCAGTTAGCTAACTTTTTGGAGGGTGAAAAACATATTCAGGTTTTGAGGAGCCCACAACTTTCAACAATATTATTTCGATTCATTGACTCTGAAATAAAAGATTTAAATAAATTAAATTGTACAATAAGAGAAATGGCTTTAGAAGACGGAGTGGCTATATTAGGTGAAACAAAAGTTGATGGAAATGTGAGTTTAAAAGTTACTATATTAAATCCATGTATTAAGTTACAAGACCTTACTGAAATGTTTAAACAATTAAACATTTTATTTAATAAAATTAAAAGGGAGTTATAA
- a CDS encoding carboxynorspermidine synthase, with protein sequence MTILQIGAGGVGWVIAHKAAQNNDILGDIHIASRNINKCESIIQSIHKKDNLHDQTKKIIAHEVNADSLEALITLIESVKPKLVINAGPPWINVNIMEACYQTKTSYLDTSVATDLCSPGQQVPEAYDPQWNFRNKFKEAGITGILGAGFDPGVVSVFAAYASKSLFDEIDSIDVMDVNAGDHGKKFATNFDPETNMLEIQGDSFYWENESWHQVPCHTRMMEFDFPMIGKHKVYSMAHDEVRSLKEFIPAKRIEFWMGFGDKYLNYFNVMRDIGLLSSEAITMPNGQEIEPLKFLKALLPEPTSLAPNYKGQTCIGTWVRGKKDNKSKSIFIFNNADHEVAYEDVEHQAIAYTTGVPAITSALLYFKGLWAEKGLFNMEQLPPEHFLELMPNIGLSWDVQDLGDLKPEIKDLSK encoded by the coding sequence ATGACTATTCTTCAAATTGGTGCTGGAGGCGTTGGATGGGTTATTGCTCATAAAGCAGCACAAAATAATGATATTTTAGGGGATATACATATCGCATCGCGTAATATAAATAAATGCGAAAGTATTATTCAATCTATACATAAAAAAGATAATCTTCATGATCAAACTAAAAAAATTATTGCTCATGAAGTAAATGCAGATTCATTAGAAGCGCTGATTACACTAATCGAAAGTGTTAAGCCTAAATTGGTCATTAATGCAGGTCCTCCATGGATTAACGTTAATATTATGGAGGCTTGTTACCAAACAAAAACCTCATATCTAGATACTTCTGTTGCAACAGATCTTTGTAGCCCAGGTCAACAAGTCCCAGAAGCATATGATCCTCAATGGAATTTCAGGAATAAGTTTAAAGAAGCTGGTATAACTGGTATTTTGGGTGCTGGCTTTGATCCTGGTGTTGTCAGTGTCTTTGCTGCTTATGCATCTAAATCACTTTTTGATGAAATAGATTCGATTGACGTTATGGATGTAAATGCAGGTGATCATGGTAAGAAATTTGCCACAAACTTTGATCCAGAAACAAACATGCTTGAAATTCAGGGTGATTCATTTTATTGGGAAAATGAATCTTGGCATCAAGTTCCATGTCATACCAGGATGATGGAGTTCGATTTCCCAATGATCGGCAAGCACAAAGTATACTCAATGGCTCATGATGAAGTAAGATCACTGAAAGAATTTATTCCTGCAAAAAGAATTGAATTTTGGATGGGCTTTGGAGATAAGTATCTAAATTACTTTAATGTTATGAGAGACATTGGGTTATTAAGCTCCGAAGCTATCACGATGCCTAATGGCCAAGAAATTGAACCCTTGAAATTTTTGAAAGCATTGTTACCTGAACCAACTTCATTAGCTCCAAATTATAAAGGGCAAACATGTATAGGTACATGGGTTAGAGGAAAAAAAGATAATAAGTCCAAAAGTATATTTATTTTCAACAATGCTGATCACGAAGTGGCTTATGAAGATGTTGAGCATCAGGCAATAGCATATACGACTGGTGTTCCTGCTATTACGAGTGCTTTGTTGTACTTTAAAGGTCTTTGGGCAGAAAAAGGATTGTTTAATATGGAACAATTGCCTCCTGAGCACTTTCTTGAATTAATGCCTAACATTGGGCTTTCATGGGATGTCCAGGATTTAGGGGATCTGAAACCAGAAATTAAGGATTTATCTAAATAA
- the nspC gene encoding carboxynorspermidine decarboxylase has protein sequence MLNQIDKIKTPFFLIDEKKLIANLEKAKLLKSLSGVKLVLALKCFSTWGVFKIIEPYLDGTTSSGPNEVRLGYEKFGKETHSYSVGYSEEDILEVRKYADKIIFNSESQFLKFYKHVENKSIGIRLNPGISYANQDLANPARPFSRLGVPFEKMTQSLYDNVDGCMFHINCENKNADNFIKSLDYISEKYAYYFDKFKWVSFGGGVFFTWENYDIKKLALALKDFSKRFNIAVYLEPGEAIVTKTTDLVVTVLDIVENQKNTVIVDSATEAHRLDTLIYNEPAQIRESSSNGAYNYVVGSCSCLAGDQFCEANFDKPLEIGQRLHIEDSAGYTMVKLNWFNGLKMPSIVCKRLDNTIDLLKSYDYTDFERFLSDETIR, from the coding sequence ATGTTAAATCAAATTGATAAGATCAAAACCCCATTTTTTTTGATAGACGAAAAAAAATTAATCGCAAATTTAGAAAAAGCTAAGTTGTTAAAAAGTCTTTCTGGAGTAAAGTTAGTTCTTGCACTGAAGTGTTTTTCTACTTGGGGAGTTTTTAAGATTATTGAACCCTATCTTGATGGAACAACAAGTAGTGGCCCAAATGAGGTTCGACTTGGATATGAGAAATTTGGTAAAGAAACACATTCATATAGTGTTGGTTATAGTGAAGAGGATATTCTTGAAGTTAGAAAGTATGCCGATAAAATAATTTTTAATTCAGAATCACAATTTTTAAAATTTTACAAACACGTTGAAAATAAATCCATTGGTATTAGGCTCAATCCTGGAATAAGTTACGCCAATCAGGATCTTGCAAATCCAGCAAGACCTTTTTCTAGATTAGGTGTTCCTTTTGAAAAAATGACTCAAAGCTTATATGATAATGTTGATGGGTGTATGTTCCATATCAATTGTGAAAATAAAAATGCTGATAATTTTATAAAATCACTCGATTATATTAGTGAAAAGTATGCTTATTATTTTGATAAATTTAAATGGGTTAGTTTTGGGGGTGGTGTTTTTTTTACATGGGAAAATTACGATATCAAAAAACTTGCACTGGCTCTGAAAGACTTTTCTAAACGATTTAATATTGCAGTTTATCTAGAGCCAGGTGAAGCTATTGTAACAAAAACGACCGATTTAGTTGTTACTGTTTTAGATATTGTAGAAAATCAAAAAAATACTGTTATCGTAGATAGTGCTACTGAAGCTCATCGTTTGGATACCTTGATATATAATGAACCAGCACAAATTAGAGAATCATCTTCAAATGGTGCATATAATTACGTAGTGGGTAGTTGTTCTTGTCTAGCTGGAGATCAATTCTGTGAAGCTAACTTTGATAAACCTCTTGAAATAGGGCAAAGATTACATATTGAAGATAGTGCAGGTTATACTATGGTTAAATTAAATTGGTTTAACGGATTAAAGATGCCGAGTATCGTTTGCAAAAGATTAGATAATACGATTGATTTGCTGAAAAGTTATGACTATACAGATTTTGAAAGATTTTTATCAGACGAAACTATAAGATAA
- a CDS encoding NAD(P)H-dependent oxidoreductase codes for MSSIISDLQNRYTVKQYDASKKISKDDMKVIEEALRLSVSSINSQPWKFIIIESDEAKQRFSDTFANKFQFNQKHAKDASAIILFCHNPYYTKNDYQKVIDADFAVGRINPDISPERNRDEKLGAYVFAELNTDNFGFNGNWTKAQTYIAFGNIIHTLARMNIGSTSMEGIDIDLVKQSFSDELGGFECHVALAIGYSKKEEDYNAKLPKSRLPEKEVIINL; via the coding sequence ATGAGTTCAATAATATCTGATTTACAAAATAGATACACTGTAAAACAATACGATGCTTCAAAAAAAATCTCAAAAGATGATATGAAAGTTATAGAAGAAGCCTTGAGGTTATCTGTCAGTTCCATTAATTCTCAGCCCTGGAAATTTATTATTATTGAATCTGATGAAGCAAAACAAAGATTTTCAGATACATTTGCAAATAAATTCCAATTCAATCAGAAACATGCCAAAGATGCATCTGCTATCATTTTGTTTTGTCACAATCCATATTACACTAAAAATGATTATCAAAAAGTAATAGATGCAGATTTCGCTGTGGGTAGAATTAATCCTGATATATCCCCAGAACGCAATAGAGATGAAAAATTAGGAGCATATGTGTTTGCTGAATTAAATACTGACAACTTTGGATTCAATGGGAATTGGACCAAAGCTCAAACATATATCGCTTTTGGGAATATTATTCATACACTAGCTAGAATGAATATTGGTAGTACTTCAATGGAAGGAATTGATATAGATTTGGTGAAACAAAGCTTTTCTGATGAATTAGGAGGCTTCGAGTGTCATGTAGCATTAGCCATTGGGTATTCTAAAAAAGAAGAGGATTATAATGCCAAATTACCTAAATCTCGCTTACCAGAAAAAGAAGTGATTATAAATTTATAA
- the pgsA gene encoding CDP-diacylglycerol--glycerol-3-phosphate 3-phosphatidyltransferase: MKFSIPNILSFLRLALIPFIVVAFYLPIQNSALITTILFIIASLTDWFDGFLARKLKQITKFGAFIDPVADKLVVVSALVLIIDHYHTLWITIPALTMIGREIIISALREWMADIGKRSNVAVSWAGKLKTSLQMVSLTFLLWHPNLYVTIFGYVTFYFAMILTYWSMFQYLRAAKKDLMDPEHHDY; this comes from the coding sequence ATGAAATTTTCGATTCCTAATATTTTAAGTTTTCTCAGACTTGCTTTGATACCTTTTATTGTTGTAGCATTTTATCTACCAATCCAAAATAGTGCATTAATTACGACTATTTTATTTATTATAGCGAGTTTAACGGACTGGTTTGATGGTTTTCTTGCTAGAAAATTAAAACAAATAACTAAGTTTGGGGCTTTCATTGATCCTGTTGCTGATAAATTAGTAGTTGTTTCAGCTCTTGTTCTTATCATTGATCATTATCATACTTTGTGGATAACCATTCCTGCTTTAACTATGATTGGTCGAGAAATAATCATATCTGCCTTAAGAGAATGGATGGCAGATATCGGGAAAAGATCAAATGTTGCTGTGTCATGGGCAGGAAAACTTAAAACTTCGTTGCAGATGGTATCTTTAACTTTTTTACTGTGGCACCCTAACTTATATGTAACTATATTTGGCTATGTTACATTTTATTTTGCCATGATTTTAACTTATTGGTCTATGTTCCAATATTTAAGAGCTGCAAAAAAAGATTTAATGGATCCTGAACATCATGATTATTGA
- the mrcB gene encoding penicillin-binding protein 1B: MSKLKKFFIFILISLIAFSIFMLILGMNLSKEVKEKFSHEYLSKMPATIYGRVITLQPGFTIPKNELVDELKLLQYVSANKVDSSGEFKLTGNTLDLMRRPFTFQDGKEGIRHVKINFDGNTISRITDAETGENIGFFRLDPKFLGMLNADTKQQRIYYSLRSLPDILKKGLVATEDKNFYEHGGVSFRSIARAFVANILAGRTVQGGSTLTQQLAKNLFLSRERTLWRKFQEAYIAIIISSSYSKDKVLQGYLNQVYLGQYKSTGIYGFGLAAQFYFGRPLTEIRADQMALLIGLVKGPSYYNPWSHPKRALERRNIVLKLMSENGVITNQQYSESVKMPLDITPEPVLNARQPAYFEEIQNEIKANMGEEFQNNIGLRVFTTLDPYSQIEAEKAIRQEIPKLEKSQKGKKLEAAFVSVDRLTGEIRAMIGSSNPGFPGFNRALDMRRSIGSLTKPAIYLTALELPKQYNLSTPLANEPINIKLKNGKTWSPRNDDLTNSASVPLFLALAQSKNIPTVNLGMALGLDKVKNTLTVLGIPEQQVLEVPSMLLGTYRLSPLEVTQMFQAITNRGRKAKVTALSAIVDQSGKILYQYWPKSQQVVSPQAAWLTTWDMQQVVKRGTARYLEQKFPNMGIAGKTGTSSNNRDSWFVGVDGREVSAVWVGRDDNKTTSLFGSTGGLKIYAEYLSNRKPVKLHLPLPENIIKVKFSNQGPNGSLIQDCNGSVELPIWNQDNSFNIIDCSRKKQAPTEQRKNFFERLFDW, from the coding sequence ATGAGTAAATTAAAAAAGTTTTTTATATTTATTTTGATATCCCTCATTGCTTTTAGTATTTTTATGCTAATTTTGGGTATGAATTTAAGTAAAGAGGTTAAAGAAAAATTTTCACATGAATATTTGTCGAAAATGCCTGCAACTATCTATGGTCGAGTTATTACATTACAACCAGGTTTTACAATACCTAAAAATGAGCTTGTTGATGAGTTAAAATTATTACAGTATGTATCGGCAAATAAAGTTGACAGTAGTGGTGAGTTTAAATTAACCGGTAATACTCTAGATTTAATGCGAAGACCTTTTACTTTTCAAGATGGGAAGGAAGGTATTCGGCATGTTAAGATAAATTTTGATGGAAACACGATATCTCGTATAACTGATGCTGAAACTGGAGAAAACATTGGCTTTTTTAGATTAGATCCAAAGTTTTTAGGTATGCTAAATGCTGATACAAAACAACAGCGAATTTACTATTCTCTCAGAAGTTTACCCGATATTTTGAAAAAAGGGCTTGTTGCAACTGAAGACAAAAATTTCTATGAACATGGTGGAGTTTCGTTCCGTTCTATTGCTAGAGCTTTTGTTGCAAATATTCTTGCTGGTAGAACCGTTCAGGGAGGAAGTACTTTAACACAACAATTAGCAAAAAATTTATTTCTAAGTCGCGAACGTACGTTATGGAGAAAATTTCAAGAAGCCTACATCGCAATCATTATATCGTCGAGTTACAGTAAAGATAAAGTTCTACAGGGCTACTTAAATCAAGTTTATCTTGGTCAATATAAATCTACAGGAATTTATGGCTTTGGACTTGCTGCACAATTTTATTTTGGAAGACCATTGACTGAAATAAGAGCTGATCAAATGGCTTTACTTATAGGTTTAGTTAAGGGACCATCGTATTATAATCCATGGTCACATCCTAAAAGAGCACTTGAACGTAGAAATATAGTTTTAAAACTTATGAGTGAAAATGGCGTCATTACAAACCAGCAATACAGTGAGTCTGTGAAAATGCCTTTAGATATTACGCCAGAACCAGTTCTTAATGCCAGACAACCAGCTTATTTTGAAGAGATACAAAATGAGATAAAAGCTAATATGGGTGAAGAGTTTCAAAATAATATTGGTTTAAGAGTTTTTACAACACTAGACCCTTATTCTCAGATTGAAGCAGAAAAAGCTATCAGGCAAGAGATCCCTAAACTTGAAAAAAGTCAAAAGGGAAAAAAATTAGAAGCAGCGTTTGTATCTGTTGATCGATTGACAGGTGAAATTAGAGCTATGATTGGAAGTAGTAATCCCGGATTTCCTGGGTTTAATCGAGCACTTGATATGAGACGTTCTATAGGCTCATTAACAAAGCCTGCTATATACCTAACCGCGTTGGAATTACCCAAACAATATAATTTATCAACACCTCTTGCAAATGAACCCATTAATATTAAGCTGAAAAATGGTAAAACTTGGTCCCCAAGAAATGATGATTTAACAAATAGCGCATCAGTGCCTTTATTTTTGGCATTGGCTCAATCTAAAAATATTCCAACTGTTAATTTAGGCATGGCTTTAGGTCTTGATAAAGTTAAAAACACACTAACTGTTCTTGGTATACCTGAACAGCAGGTTTTAGAAGTGCCTTCAATGTTACTCGGTACATATAGACTTTCTCCATTAGAAGTTACACAGATGTTTCAGGCAATTACAAACCGAGGAAGAAAAGCAAAAGTGACAGCTTTAAGTGCCATTGTGGATCAAAGTGGAAAGATCTTGTATCAATATTGGCCTAAATCTCAACAAGTTGTCTCACCTCAAGCAGCTTGGCTCACAACTTGGGATATGCAACAAGTAGTAAAAAGAGGAACAGCAAGATATTTAGAGCAAAAATTTCCTAACATGGGTATTGCAGGGAAAACAGGTACATCCAGCAATAACCGAGATAGCTGGTTTGTTGGTGTGGATGGCAGAGAGGTTTCTGCAGTTTGGGTTGGAAGAGATGATAATAAAACGACTAGTCTCTTTGGATCTACTGGCGGATTGAAAATATATGCTGAGTATCTCTCTAATCGGAAACCGGTTAAATTACATTTACCATTACCTGAAAATATCATTAAAGTTAAATTTTCTAATCAGGGACCTAACGGCTCTTTGATTCAAGATTGTAATGGTTCAGTAGAGTTACCAATATGGAATCAAGACAATAGCTTTAACATAATTGATTGTTCAAGAAAAAAACAAGCGCCTACAGAACAGCGTAAAAACTTTTTTGAGCGATTATTTGATTGGTAA
- a CDS encoding murein L,D-transpeptidase catalytic domain family protein: MKAFKILISIFFILVSINIHATSISREDAVDLYDNLNLEKSLDKKVFLKAYYAYARNHGINEILTVIDYTKPSTQKRFFVIDMKNEKVLFDTYVTHGKNSGLKYSSRFSNKMNSLETSLGTFITENTYYGSNGYSLRLKGISQGLNNNAYRRNIVVHGAAYADPSVIKQIGRLGRSWGCPAVPAYLAHRIINTIKNGTVIYAYG, translated from the coding sequence ATGAAAGCATTTAAAATTTTAATTAGCATTTTTTTTATATTAGTATCCATAAACATCCACGCAACAAGTATTTCAAGAGAAGATGCAGTAGATTTATACGATAATCTTAACTTGGAAAAATCGCTAGATAAAAAGGTATTTCTTAAAGCCTACTATGCTTATGCACGAAACCATGGTATAAATGAAATTCTCACTGTAATTGATTATACAAAGCCATCGACTCAAAAAAGATTTTTTGTTATTGATATGAAAAATGAAAAAGTTTTGTTTGATACCTATGTAACTCATGGAAAAAATAGTGGCTTAAAATATTCCTCAAGATTTTCGAATAAAATGAATTCATTAGAAACTTCTCTTGGTACTTTTATTACTGAAAACACCTATTATGGTAGTAATGGATATTCTCTAAGGCTGAAAGGTATAAGCCAAGGATTAAACAACAATGCTTATAGAAGAAATATTGTGGTTCATGGTGCAGCATATGCAGATCCCTCAGTCATCAAGCAAATAGGCAGACTTGGAAGAAGTTGGGGATGTCCGGCAGTACCAGCATATTTAGCCCACCGAATTATCAATACAATTAAAAATGGGACAGTTATATATGCCTATGGGTAA